One Gelria sp. Kuro-4 DNA segment encodes these proteins:
- a CDS encoding biotin/lipoyl-containing protein, giving the protein MRKFRVTVNGETYEVEVEETGAVEAVAPAAKAAAPSAPPAPAARAAERPQPAPAPKPAAQPAAAAAGSVKAPMPGNILAVKVKPGDQVKSGQVLLTLEAMKMENEIVAPRAGTVKDVFVSAGQSVNTGDVLVNLE; this is encoded by the coding sequence GTGAGAAAGTTCCGCGTCACTGTCAACGGCGAGACATACGAGGTAGAGGTGGAAGAGACCGGGGCCGTGGAGGCCGTCGCTCCCGCCGCCAAGGCGGCTGCACCGAGTGCGCCTCCGGCTCCGGCAGCCCGGGCAGCGGAGCGTCCGCAGCCGGCTCCGGCGCCAAAACCGGCGGCCCAACCAGCGGCGGCCGCTGCCGGCAGCGTTAAGGCCCCCATGCCCGGCAATATCCTGGCGGTGAAGGTTAAACCGGGCGACCAGGTGAAGAGCGGCCAGGTGCTGCTCACGCTGGAGGCCATGAAGATGGAGAACGAGATTGTGGCGCCGCGCGCGGGGACGGTGAAAGATGTTTTTGTGAGCGCCGGGCAGTCGGTGAACACGGGCGATGTGCTGGTGAACCTGGAGTAA
- a CDS encoding sodium ion-translocating decarboxylase subunit beta, protein MSILDNLATLAATTGLAELTWGNVVMILVGCALLYLAIAKGFEPLLLAPIGFGCVLANLPLTGIMDEGGLLRYLYFGVEHEIFPPLIFLGVGAMTDFGPLLANPSTILLGAAAQFGVFVSLLGAELLGFNIREAASIGIIGGADGPTAIYLTMKLAPHLLGPIAVAAYSYMSLVPLIQPPIMRALTTPKERQVVMEQLRPVSKAERILFPIVSTVTVSLLLPPIAPLLGMLMLGNLLRESGVTERLSKTAQNELINIITIFLATSVGATMNAESFLNAQTIKIILLGLVAFAGGTASGVLLGKVMYVLSGGKVNPLIGSAGVSAVPMAARVSQVVGQRENPGNFLLMHAMGPNVAGVIGTAVAAGVMLALLQ, encoded by the coding sequence ATGAGCATTCTGGACAATCTGGCGACCCTGGCCGCAACGACGGGCCTCGCAGAGCTGACATGGGGCAACGTCGTTATGATCCTGGTGGGCTGTGCGTTGCTGTACCTGGCCATTGCCAAGGGGTTTGAGCCGCTACTCTTGGCGCCCATCGGTTTTGGTTGTGTTCTGGCCAACCTGCCGCTCACCGGCATCATGGACGAGGGTGGACTGCTGCGTTATCTCTACTTTGGCGTCGAGCACGAGATCTTCCCTCCCCTCATCTTCCTTGGAGTCGGTGCGATGACGGACTTCGGGCCGCTTCTGGCCAACCCCAGCACCATACTCTTGGGGGCGGCGGCCCAATTCGGCGTTTTCGTCTCGCTTTTGGGTGCTGAACTCTTGGGGTTCAACATAAGAGAAGCGGCCTCGATCGGGATCATCGGTGGTGCCGACGGGCCTACCGCCATCTACCTCACCATGAAGCTGGCTCCCCACCTGCTTGGACCGATTGCGGTTGCCGCCTACTCGTACATGTCTCTGGTACCACTTATTCAACCGCCCATCATGCGGGCGCTGACTACGCCTAAAGAGCGCCAGGTGGTGATGGAGCAGCTGCGGCCGGTGTCGAAGGCCGAGCGCATTCTGTTTCCCATTGTTTCCACCGTTACCGTGTCATTGCTTCTTCCCCCGATCGCGCCCCTGCTCGGGATGCTGATGTTGGGGAACCTGTTACGGGAAAGCGGCGTGACCGAAAGGCTTTCGAAGACGGCCCAGAATGAGCTGATCAATATCATCACCATTTTCCTGGCGACTTCCGTCGGGGCCACCATGAATGCTGAAAGCTTCCTCAACGCACAGACGATCAAGATTATTCTACTGGGCCTGGTGGCCTTTGCCGGCGGCACCGCCAGCGGAGTACTTTTGGGCAAGGTCATGTATGTCCTGTCGGGCGGCAAGGTGAACCCGCTCATTGGCTCTGCCGGCGTATCGGCGGTGCCGATGGCGGCTCGCGTTTCCCAGGTGGTTGGGCAGCGCGAAAACCCGGGCAACTTCCTCTTAATGCACGCCATGGGGCCCAACGTCGCCGGTGTCATCGGTACGGCCGTGGCGGCGGGCGTGATGCTGGCTCTGCTGCAGTAA
- a CDS encoding aminotransferase class I/II-fold pyridoxal phosphate-dependent enzyme, with protein MTVVQEETPLFTALKKYLDAGVLPFHVPGHKQGRGLPEFTNFVGPNVMGIDLTCMEDLDNICSPRGVIQQAEELAAEVWGADHAHFLVNGTTSGIQAMIMSVCAPGDEIILPRNAHKSAIGGIILSGARPVYIEPDIDDYFGIAMGISVERVARALQQHPHAKAVFVINPTYYGVASPLEAIIRLAHAYGAAVIVDEAHGAHLRFHPELPVSGAEAGADLVATSVHKLAGSLTQSSLLLVNEGRVDPKRVKAVLNLTQTTSPSYVLLASLDVARKQMAAEGRRLVDKALRLARRVRAQLAEVPGLVVLDETVLNDSGCYAFDPTKIVVNARELGLSGHELEKLMRRHFGVQAELSDLYNALFLITIGDDEGLVERLVASLKTIAGRRERFNVVKYPTYLPELPEQVLSPEEAFYGETRSVPLDEAEGEVSAEMIMAYPPGIPLICPGERLSREVIDYINILKRERLNLQGTEDPTVGRIKVVQSCPALARPRIDLAQHVG; from the coding sequence GTGACGGTCGTACAGGAAGAAACCCCCCTCTTTACGGCCCTCAAGAAGTACCTCGACGCTGGAGTGTTGCCCTTTCACGTTCCCGGTCACAAACAAGGGCGCGGTTTGCCGGAGTTTACGAATTTCGTCGGGCCCAATGTCATGGGGATCGACCTGACCTGCATGGAGGACCTGGACAACATCTGCAGCCCTCGGGGGGTTATCCAGCAGGCAGAGGAACTGGCTGCCGAGGTATGGGGGGCAGACCATGCTCATTTCTTGGTCAACGGCACCACGTCGGGCATTCAAGCCATGATCATGAGCGTCTGCGCTCCGGGAGATGAAATCATCCTGCCGCGCAACGCGCACAAGTCGGCCATCGGCGGGATTATCTTAAGCGGGGCACGCCCGGTTTACATTGAGCCGGATATTGATGATTACTTCGGCATCGCCATGGGAATCAGTGTAGAGCGGGTGGCCCGGGCGCTGCAACAACACCCGCACGCCAAAGCGGTGTTCGTGATCAACCCCACCTACTATGGGGTGGCTTCACCGCTGGAGGCGATCATCCGCCTTGCGCACGCATACGGGGCAGCGGTCATCGTTGACGAGGCGCACGGCGCCCACCTGCGGTTTCACCCGGAGCTACCGGTGAGCGGTGCCGAGGCGGGAGCCGATCTTGTCGCCACCAGTGTTCACAAGCTGGCCGGGTCGTTAACGCAGAGTTCACTCCTTTTGGTAAATGAAGGCCGGGTGGATCCCAAACGGGTGAAAGCAGTGCTCAACCTTACCCAGACCACCAGCCCTTCCTACGTGCTTTTAGCATCGCTTGATGTCGCGCGCAAGCAGATGGCGGCTGAGGGTCGGCGCTTGGTGGACAAGGCGCTGCGCCTGGCTCGTCGGGTGCGGGCTCAGCTGGCGGAAGTGCCCGGCCTGGTGGTGCTGGACGAAACGGTGCTTAACGACAGCGGTTGCTATGCTTTCGATCCGACGAAGATTGTGGTCAATGCCCGCGAGCTGGGCCTTTCCGGCCACGAACTGGAGAAACTGATGCGCCGGCACTTTGGCGTCCAGGCCGAGCTCTCTGATCTTTACAACGCCCTCTTCTTAATTACCATCGGTGATGACGAAGGGCTGGTGGAGCGCCTGGTGGCGAGCCTGAAGACCATCGCCGGCCGGCGCGAACGGTTCAATGTGGTCAAGTACCCCACCTACCTGCCGGAGCTGCCGGAGCAGGTATTGTCCCCCGAAGAAGCCTTCTACGGTGAAACGCGCTCGGTCCCACTGGATGAGGCGGAAGGCGAGGTCAGTGCGGAGATGATTATGGCGTATCCGCCGGGCATCCCTCTGATTTGCCCCGGAGAGCGGCTGAGCCGTGAGGTAATTGATTATATCAATATCTTAAAACGCGAACGCCTTAACCTACAGGGCACCGAGGATCCAACCGTAGGGCGAATCAAAGTGGTCCAAAGCTGCCCCGCTTTGGCCCGACCACGGATCGACCTGGCCCAGCACGTGGGTTGA
- the miaB gene encoding tRNA (N6-isopentenyl adenosine(37)-C2)-methylthiotransferase MiaB produces the protein MARGKFLLKVAGCQMSFHDAEVLAGLLKQAGYTEAAAPAEADVIVFQTCCVRETAERKLYGQVNELRGLKREKPGLIVGLAGCLAQKDREKALQRCPHLDFVLGTQRLGDLPQILAALRDGCQGIVDVDEGANLEGLPIARAEGVRAYVNISYGCNNFCTYCIVPYVRGPEKSRPPAAVLAEVEEAAQAGYREVMLLGQNVNTYGRDLEEPTDFAALLRRVDKVPQLARIRYMTSHPRDFTEEMIRAVRETEKVCEHFHLPLQAGSNRILAAMNRGYTRERYLKLVAKVRSLVPGASITTDLIVGFPGETEEDFQATLDMVERVRFDAAYTFIFSPREGTRAATLPGQVTAAVKKERLARLNALQNRISRELNEALVGRVVEILVEGPSKNNPDRLAGRTRTNKLVHFTGPASLRGEQVKVRIKRAFTWTLDGDLVTPPN, from the coding sequence GTGGCGCGCGGAAAGTTCTTGCTGAAGGTGGCCGGGTGCCAGATGAGTTTTCACGATGCCGAGGTGCTGGCCGGGCTCCTTAAGCAGGCCGGCTACACGGAGGCGGCTGCGCCTGCCGAGGCCGACGTTATTGTTTTTCAGACCTGCTGCGTGCGCGAGACGGCGGAACGCAAACTTTACGGCCAGGTCAACGAGCTGCGCGGCTTAAAACGCGAGAAGCCGGGGCTCATCGTCGGTCTGGCCGGTTGCTTGGCGCAAAAGGACAGGGAAAAGGCCTTGCAGCGGTGCCCCCACCTGGACTTTGTGCTGGGAACGCAGCGGTTGGGCGATCTGCCCCAAATCCTCGCCGCCCTCAGGGATGGCTGCCAGGGGATCGTGGATGTGGACGAAGGGGCGAACCTGGAGGGACTTCCCATAGCGCGGGCGGAGGGCGTACGGGCTTACGTAAATATCAGCTACGGCTGCAACAACTTTTGTACCTACTGCATAGTTCCCTACGTGCGCGGGCCGGAGAAGAGCCGCCCGCCGGCGGCGGTGCTGGCCGAGGTGGAGGAGGCGGCGCAGGCCGGCTACCGTGAGGTCATGCTTCTAGGACAGAACGTGAACACCTACGGGCGGGACCTTGAGGAGCCTACTGATTTTGCCGCCCTGCTGCGGCGGGTGGATAAGGTGCCACAGCTCGCGCGGATCCGGTACATGACTTCCCACCCGCGTGACTTTACGGAAGAGATGATCCGAGCGGTAAGGGAAACAGAAAAGGTCTGCGAGCACTTCCACCTGCCGCTGCAAGCCGGTAGTAACCGCATCCTGGCGGCGATGAACCGCGGTTACACACGTGAACGCTATCTGAAACTGGTTGCGAAGGTGCGCTCCCTGGTACCGGGTGCCAGCATAACCACCGACCTGATCGTCGGTTTTCCCGGAGAGACGGAGGAAGACTTTCAGGCCACGCTGGACATGGTGGAAAGGGTGCGCTTTGACGCCGCTTACACCTTCATCTTTTCACCGCGCGAAGGAACGCGGGCGGCTACTCTGCCCGGCCAAGTTACGGCGGCGGTAAAGAAGGAACGCTTGGCCCGGCTGAACGCGTTGCAGAACCGCATCAGCCGGGAGCTGAACGAGGCTTTGGTCGGCCGGGTGGTGGAAATCCTGGTGGAGGGCCCGAGCAAGAACAACCCCGACCGGCTGGCCGGCCGGACGCGGACCAACAAGCTGGTGCATTTTACCGGACCGGCGAGCCTGCGCGGGGAGCAGGTGAAGGTACGCATCAAGAGGGCCTTTACGTGGACGCTGGACGGGGATCTGGTGACGCCGCCCAACTGA
- the mutS gene encoding DNA mismatch repair protein MutS, protein MDAGRGSGDAAQLKCGGVTGATTLVEGGERTVAETPMMEQYREIKKEYPDTILFFRLGDFYEMFFADAELASQELGLTLTSREAGKGRRVPMCGVPYHASDGYIARLLQKGHNVAICEQVEDPRLAKGLVERQVVRVVTPGTLLDSDVLEEKRNNYLVALARDEERWGLAVLDAGTGELKVTELALAEEEQLLEELVRLQPAEGLLAPVLAADEAFRARLEEVVKFPCGKLGPHSWEKAEAEAALAKVWGDDYAKRFNCQGLGPARVAAGAALNYLASTQKTLPAHVTELVPYTISAYMQLDAYTRRNLELVRTLREGKVQGSLLGVLDLTVTAMGGRLLRQWLEQPLRSPRAINRRLSAVAELRGRDTLRQELRRLLRQIPDLERLLGKVVYGTATPKDLASLRTGLGVLPNVIACLAGLTAAKRLCADLAPLADLRERLAAALVDDPPATAREGKLVRPGYDAEIDRLRELAQGGRQWIAALEARERERTGIKSLRVGYNKVFGYYIEVTRANLDNVPPDYIRRQTLVGAERFVTPDLKEQEASILGAQERLAELEYAVFRRLCQEVVAEAAAVRRTAQALARLDVLATFAEAAARYNYARPEVNAGDVIRLVESRHPVVERLRPEVPFVPNDVYLDGGENRFILLTGPNMAGKSTCIRQVALNVLLAQVGSFVPARQAEIGVVDRIFTRVGAADDLAAGDSTFMVEMRECEVILREATPKSLVILDEVGRGTSTLDGLSLAQAIAEHLAAQVGCKTLFSTHYHELTALAGRVSGIKNFSMAVAEKGQDLLFLRRVVPGGSDRSYGIQVARLAGLPQAVLRRAAEVLASLSGQEAAAREAAATWDTAASVWERVGRRLLALDLAKTPPLELALQVAELQEELRRGGAASGKD, encoded by the coding sequence GTGGACGCTGGACGGGGATCTGGTGACGCCGCCCAACTGAAGTGCGGGGGCGTGACCGGAGCGACGACTTTGGTCGAGGGAGGGGAGAGGACGGTGGCGGAGACACCGATGATGGAGCAGTACCGGGAGATTAAAAAAGAGTACCCGGACACCATCCTCTTCTTCCGTTTGGGCGACTTTTACGAGATGTTCTTTGCGGATGCGGAACTGGCATCCCAGGAACTGGGGCTGACTCTAACCTCCCGTGAGGCCGGCAAGGGCCGGCGGGTGCCGATGTGCGGCGTACCCTACCACGCCTCGGATGGTTACATTGCGCGCCTTTTACAGAAGGGGCATAACGTAGCCATCTGCGAGCAGGTGGAGGACCCGCGGCTGGCCAAGGGTTTGGTGGAGCGCCAGGTGGTCCGGGTGGTGACACCCGGCACCCTGCTCGACAGCGACGTTTTGGAAGAAAAACGGAACAACTACCTGGTGGCGCTGGCGCGCGACGAGGAACGCTGGGGCCTGGCGGTGCTGGATGCCGGTACAGGGGAACTTAAGGTGACCGAGCTGGCGCTCGCAGAGGAGGAGCAGCTCCTCGAGGAACTGGTGCGCCTGCAGCCGGCGGAGGGTCTCCTGGCGCCGGTACTGGCGGCGGATGAAGCGTTCCGGGCGCGCCTGGAGGAAGTGGTTAAGTTTCCCTGTGGGAAGCTGGGGCCACACTCTTGGGAAAAGGCCGAGGCGGAAGCGGCGCTGGCCAAGGTGTGGGGCGACGACTACGCAAAACGGTTCAATTGTCAGGGATTGGGCCCGGCCCGGGTGGCTGCCGGCGCGGCCCTGAATTACCTGGCGAGTACCCAGAAGACGCTGCCGGCGCACGTTACAGAACTGGTGCCGTATACCATCAGCGCCTACATGCAGCTGGATGCCTATACACGGCGGAACCTGGAACTGGTGCGCACCCTGAGGGAAGGGAAAGTGCAGGGTTCGCTGCTGGGAGTGCTGGATCTTACCGTTACCGCCATGGGTGGCCGGCTGCTGCGCCAGTGGCTGGAGCAGCCCCTGCGTTCGCCCCGGGCCATCAACCGGCGCCTCAGCGCCGTAGCGGAGCTGCGCGGCCGCGACACCTTGCGCCAGGAGCTGCGGCGCCTGCTGCGCCAGATACCGGACTTGGAAAGGTTGCTCGGTAAGGTTGTTTACGGCACGGCCACACCGAAAGACCTGGCCTCCTTGCGCACCGGTCTCGGCGTGCTGCCAAATGTTATTGCCTGCCTGGCCGGACTGACGGCCGCCAAGCGGCTGTGCGCCGACCTTGCGCCGCTGGCGGATTTGCGGGAGCGGCTGGCGGCTGCTCTGGTGGACGACCCGCCGGCCACCGCCCGGGAAGGTAAGCTTGTCCGCCCGGGCTACGACGCTGAGATTGACCGCCTGCGCGAGCTGGCCCAGGGCGGGCGGCAGTGGATTGCCGCCTTGGAAGCACGCGAGCGGGAGCGTACCGGCATTAAGTCGTTGCGCGTTGGGTACAACAAGGTGTTCGGGTATTACATAGAAGTGACGCGGGCCAACCTCGACAATGTACCCCCAGACTACATCCGCCGACAAACGCTGGTGGGAGCCGAGCGCTTCGTCACGCCGGACCTGAAAGAGCAGGAGGCCAGCATTTTGGGTGCCCAGGAACGCTTGGCGGAGCTGGAGTATGCTGTCTTTCGCCGCCTCTGCCAGGAAGTGGTGGCGGAGGCGGCTGCGGTGCGCCGGACGGCCCAGGCACTGGCGCGGCTGGATGTGCTGGCTACGTTTGCGGAAGCGGCCGCCCGCTACAATTATGCCCGGCCCGAGGTCAATGCCGGCGATGTCATCCGGCTGGTGGAGAGCCGGCACCCGGTGGTGGAAAGGCTCCGCCCGGAAGTGCCTTTTGTACCCAACGACGTCTATCTCGATGGCGGAGAGAACCGTTTTATCCTGCTCACCGGACCGAACATGGCCGGCAAGTCGACCTGCATCCGCCAGGTGGCCCTGAACGTGCTGCTGGCGCAAGTGGGAAGCTTTGTCCCCGCGCGGCAGGCGGAAATCGGTGTTGTCGATCGCATCTTCACTCGGGTAGGAGCGGCCGACGACCTGGCGGCCGGGGACAGCACCTTTATGGTGGAGATGCGCGAGTGCGAGGTGATTCTTCGGGAGGCCACCCCCAAAAGCCTGGTTATCTTGGACGAGGTAGGACGCGGAACCAGCACCTTGGACGGTCTTAGCCTGGCGCAGGCCATTGCGGAGCACCTGGCGGCGCAGGTGGGTTGCAAGACGCTTTTTTCCACGCACTACCATGAGCTGACAGCTTTGGCCGGGAGGGTTTCCGGGATTAAGAATTTCAGCATGGCGGTGGCAGAAAAGGGACAGGACCTTCTCTTCCTCCGGCGGGTGGTGCCGGGCGGCAGCGATCGCAGCTACGGCATCCAGGTGGCACGCCTGGCCGGCCTACCCCAAGCAGTGTTGCGGCGGGCCGCCGAGGTGTTGGCGTCTCTCAGCGGCCAGGAGGCGGCGGCCAGGGAGGCTGCAGCCACCTGGGATACGGCCGCTTCGGTGTGGGAGCGGGTGGGGCGGCGGCTGCTGGCGCTGGACCTGGCCAAAACCCCTCCCCTGGAGCTGGCGCTCCAGGTGGCGGAGCTGCAAGAGGAATTGCGACGCGGGGGTGCAGCCAGTGGGAAAGATTAA
- the mutL gene encoding DNA mismatch repair endonuclease MutL: protein MGKIKVLPAEVVEKIAAGEVVERPASVVKELVENSLDAGATRIEVRLERAGLGLIAVRDNGEGMTAEDAALALTRHATSKIRTATDLAAVVSFGFRGEALPSIAAVSHLELVSAVRGAVAGVKVACTGGGGPEVTSCAAAPGTLVEVRQLFFNTPARYKFLKSEATELKHIVEVLTRLAVVRPDVSFQAAHEGRELFTTSGSGDRREVLGLVLGRGEDARWLPLEADNRLFHVRGWLAPPELARTSRQQQIIIINGRWVKSPVLALAVEGGYGPFLVNSRRPVFCLEISSEPALVDVNVHPAKLEVRLSHEQELKALVGQAVRQALRRHAVLPAASSRMPAPALGDNKEDFRQPAAWVVKERAIAYPREEPAGSPRTFAFPAADPVGKGLPAPGGPAEGAPTEVEGCGSFPALTLLGQILDTYLVASGPEGLYLIDQHAAHERILFEQLLAEAERGTVAVQQLAVPQTITVTEPELAVWREGSDTWRRIGFDLAEFGADTLVLRAAPKVLTLGAAVRLVQDLLEQPPAGEQGAWERERHRLLSLLACHGAIRAGRPLSLAEGKELLAQLARCRHPYNCPHGRPTCLCLTKRELDKRFLRLLA, encoded by the coding sequence GTGGGAAAGATTAAGGTGCTGCCGGCTGAGGTGGTGGAGAAGATCGCCGCGGGTGAGGTGGTGGAAAGGCCGGCTTCGGTGGTGAAGGAACTGGTCGAGAACTCCCTCGATGCAGGAGCGACGCGCATCGAGGTGCGCCTGGAGCGGGCGGGGTTGGGACTGATCGCCGTCCGCGACAACGGGGAAGGCATGACGGCTGAGGATGCGGCTTTGGCCTTGACCCGTCACGCTACCAGCAAGATCCGTACGGCAACAGATTTAGCGGCGGTGGTCAGCTTCGGCTTCCGGGGCGAGGCTTTACCCAGCATCGCCGCAGTGTCACACCTCGAGCTGGTTTCGGCCGTGCGCGGTGCCGTGGCCGGGGTTAAGGTGGCTTGCACGGGCGGGGGCGGGCCGGAAGTAACCAGCTGCGCGGCCGCGCCGGGGACGCTGGTTGAGGTACGGCAACTCTTTTTCAACACGCCGGCGCGCTATAAGTTCCTCAAGAGCGAAGCCACGGAGCTGAAGCATATTGTTGAGGTGCTGACGCGTCTGGCGGTGGTGCGCCCGGACGTCTCTTTTCAGGCCGCGCACGAGGGCCGGGAGCTCTTTACGACCTCGGGTTCCGGTGACCGGCGTGAGGTGCTGGGCCTGGTTCTAGGCCGGGGTGAGGACGCTCGGTGGTTGCCCCTGGAAGCGGACAACCGCCTCTTTCACGTGCGCGGCTGGCTGGCACCGCCCGAACTGGCACGGACAAGCCGGCAGCAACAAATCATTATCATCAATGGGCGCTGGGTAAAAAGCCCGGTCCTGGCCCTGGCGGTGGAGGGTGGGTACGGCCCGTTTTTGGTCAACAGCCGCCGGCCGGTCTTTTGCCTGGAGATCAGTTCCGAGCCGGCGTTGGTGGATGTCAACGTACACCCGGCGAAGCTTGAGGTGCGCCTCAGCCACGAACAGGAACTTAAAGCGCTGGTGGGTCAGGCGGTGCGCCAGGCGCTGCGCCGCCACGCCGTTTTGCCGGCGGCATCTTCCCGCATGCCGGCCCCGGCGCTCGGAGACAATAAGGAGGACTTCCGGCAACCGGCGGCCTGGGTGGTAAAGGAAAGAGCAATCGCCTATCCCCGGGAGGAGCCGGCGGGAAGCCCGCGTACTTTTGCATTCCCTGCCGCCGACCCGGTTGGAAAGGGCCTTCCTGCCCCTGGCGGGCCGGCGGAAGGGGCGCCAACCGAGGTGGAAGGCTGTGGCAGCTTTCCGGCCCTTACGTTGCTCGGCCAGATACTGGACACTTACCTGGTGGCGTCCGGCCCGGAGGGGCTTTACCTGATCGACCAGCACGCGGCCCACGAACGGATTTTGTTCGAGCAGCTGCTCGCGGAAGCGGAAAGGGGAACAGTAGCCGTGCAGCAGCTGGCGGTACCCCAGACCATAACGGTAACCGAGCCGGAGCTTGCGGTCTGGCGGGAGGGGAGTGACACCTGGCGACGGATCGGGTTCGATTTGGCGGAATTCGGCGCCGATACCCTGGTTCTCCGTGCGGCGCCCAAGGTGCTCACACTCGGGGCGGCCGTACGGCTGGTGCAGGACCTCTTGGAACAACCCCCGGCAGGGGAACAGGGCGCCTGGGAGCGCGAGCGTCACCGGCTGCTGTCTTTGCTGGCCTGCCATGGCGCGATCCGTGCCGGCCGGCCGCTTTCGTTGGCGGAAGGGAAAGAACTGCTCGCTCAGCTGGCGCGCTGCCGGCATCCTTACAACTGCCCGCACGGCAGGCCCACCTGCCTTTGCCTGACGAAGCGGGAGCTTGACAAGCGTTTCTTACGCCTCCTGGCTTAG
- the miaA gene encoding tRNA (adenosine(37)-N6)-dimethylallyltransferase MiaA — translation MLPLLVLLGPTAAGKTAVAIRVAKLLGGEIISADSMQVYRHLDIGTAKPTAAEREGVPHHLLDIVEPDEEFNVARFQAEVKRIIPAIVARGHLPMLVGGTGLYIRAVVDNYDFSPGGPDPDLRHRLKERAAREGAAALHAELARVDPAAATRIQPTDVRRLIRALEVRELTGRPISEQGKGPPLYRSLQIGLTRDRARLYAAIDARVDEMIKRGLVEEARWLLAQGYPPTLPAFQALGYKELVPYLKGEATLAEACRILKRETRHFAKRQLTWFRRDKRIIWLNRDSFPSESALAEEISRLAEGKLLTDHE, via the coding sequence ATGTTGCCCTTACTGGTGCTCTTAGGCCCGACGGCGGCGGGCAAGACGGCGGTGGCCATCCGGGTGGCGAAACTCCTGGGCGGGGAAATCATCTCCGCCGATTCCATGCAGGTGTACCGCCACCTGGACATCGGCACGGCTAAACCTACGGCGGCCGAACGGGAGGGGGTTCCCCATCACCTGCTGGATATCGTCGAGCCGGATGAGGAATTCAATGTGGCCCGTTTTCAAGCCGAGGTGAAACGCATCATCCCTGCCATTGTCGCCCGCGGCCATCTCCCCATGCTGGTGGGAGGAACCGGGCTTTACATCCGGGCCGTAGTGGACAACTACGACTTCAGCCCGGGTGGACCGGATCCCGACCTGAGGCACCGGCTGAAAGAACGGGCGGCGAGAGAGGGGGCGGCCGCCCTGCATGCGGAACTGGCCCGGGTGGACCCGGCGGCGGCGACGCGCATTCAACCCACGGACGTGCGGCGCCTGATCCGGGCGCTGGAGGTCCGTGAGCTTACCGGCCGGCCGATTTCAGAACAGGGAAAGGGTCCGCCGCTCTATCGTTCCTTGCAGATCGGCCTAACGCGCGACCGGGCACGTCTGTATGCGGCCATCGATGCCCGGGTGGATGAAATGATAAAGCGCGGCCTGGTGGAGGAGGCCAGGTGGCTGCTGGCGCAGGGTTATCCGCCGACGCTGCCGGCCTTCCAGGCACTGGGCTATAAGGAGCTGGTTCCTTACCTTAAAGGAGAAGCCACGTTGGCTGAAGCCTGCCGGATCCTCAAGCGCGAGACGCGGCACTTTGCCAAGCGCCAGCTGACCTGGTTTCGGCGCGACAAGCGTATCATCTGGCTGAATAGGGATAGCTTCCCCAGCGAGTCCGCTTTGGCCGAGGAAATTAGCCGCCTGGCAGAAGGAAAACTTCTGACCGATCACGAATAG
- the hfq gene encoding RNA chaperone Hfq, protein MTKPQPNLQDVFLNQVRKENVPTTVYLVNGFQIRGMVRGFDNFTVVLESDGKQMLVYKHAISTITPVRPVNYSVPPEHPAE, encoded by the coding sequence ATGACAAAACCGCAGCCCAATCTGCAGGACGTGTTTTTGAATCAGGTGCGCAAGGAGAACGTACCCACCACGGTTTATCTGGTGAATGGCTTTCAAATCCGCGGCATGGTACGTGGGTTTGATAACTTCACGGTAGTGCTCGAATCAGATGGCAAGCAGATGCTGGTGTACAAGCATGCCATCTCCACCATAACACCCGTGCGTCCCGTCAACTATAGTGTCCCTCCGGAGCACCCGGCTGAGTAA